The window CACGCCGTCGGCGACCGAGCTCTGGGCCGACCTCCCCTGTATCTATTTCCTAAACGGCACGGCCCTATGCGGGGGGAGGGCGCTGGACCTCGTCGCGCTCAAGTTGCCCAACGGCACGAGGCTTCTGTGGGCCGAGCCGGGGCGCCTAGAGGTGAGACTGCCCTCGATTAGATCTGGAGGGACTCTCTACGTGCCGGCTACGCCGACGATCTCCATAGAGGTTGCAGGCCCCGCCGCCCTCACGCCGACCTATCAAGCGGCGTACATGGTCAATATCTCAACGCCGTTTGGGCCCCGCATCTTCTGGGCCCCCAACGGAACTGTCCTGAACGCGAGCGCGCTCGCCCTGGCCCAAGACGGCGTCCTCTACCTAGGCGAGATGGGCGAGGTGGAGGTCCGCGGCCCCCTTGAGCTGAGGCCGAAGTATATAGCCGTATATAGCGGGGTCGCCCGCGATCTGCTGGGACTGCCTAGCCCTCTATCCGTGGCGCAGTTGGTCTGCGGAGGCGCGTCGGCCTACGCAGTGGCGGGGCCTAGAGGCGGGTTCCGCGTGGAAGTTGCCGGGGTGTCGTCGCCGTGCTCTGCGCGTCTCTACGCGATCCCGATAAGCCCCTATATTGTTCTGCCCTTCCTCCTAATTTTTCTGAAATTAGTTCGGAGAAGAAATCTTTATAAGTCCAAACGAACTTAGCCCCATGGTAGAGGTGAAGGGTCCGTACCTCGGGATGCAGATACCCGAGGACCTATGCTTCAACACAGACATGGGCAGAAGATGCTTCAAGGACTACAAAGGCAAGTGGCTGTTGCTCTTCAGCCACCCGGGCGACTTCACGCCGGTGTGCACCACCGAGTTCGTCGAGTTCGCCAAGAAGTACGACGAGTTCAAGAAGAGGGGCGTCGAGCTCCTCGGCCTCAGCGTGGACACTGACATCAGCCACATAGAGTGGAAGAGGCAGATCAAACAGCTGTGGGGCGTCGAGATACCATTCCCCATAATCGCCGACGTGCCGGATTTCCAGGTCGCCAGTCTGTTCAACGCGATACCGCCCGGCACCACAGCAACTGTCAGGATGGTGGCGCTTATAGATCCAGATCTGAAGCTCGCCTGGTTCGCTCTGTATCCGCTCACCAACGGCAGAAACATAGACGAGATAATACGCGTAGTAGACGCGGTCCAGACAACGTACAAGCACGGCGTCGCCACGCCTGCTAACTGGAAACCCGGAGACCCCGTCATAGTGCCTCCGCCGCACAACTACGCCGACGCCGAGAAGAGGCTCAAGGAGCCCGGCATCGAGTGCAAGACTTGGTGGTTCTGTACCAAACGGCTCTAACACCCCCCTTTTCCTAGGTTTTCCGTCTCTCCTTCGGAAAAGGCAAACGCAGGCGGCCGGGCGCCGCGAGATCGGCGTAATACCGTGCCGCCTATTGGCGTAGGATCTGCAGGTTTTATTCACCTCCGCATACGCCTATATGACTTATAAAGGGTATTCGAATGAGTTTCACATGGAAACTAATTCTAAAAAGAATTTGGTTCAATTAGCGGCGGAGTTCTGCGACGACGAGTACCTAGACCATAGAGTCTACGCGGTGTTGGCCGGCGTGGAGTGGAACAAGAAGAGGAGAGAGGTCTTGAGGAGGCTGTCCGACGTAGAGAAGCGGCACTTCGATTTTTGGCTCAAGTTCGTCGGCTCCTATAAGCCCTCCCTCAAGGCCCGCATCTACCCATATCTATTCGCCTTCCTGCGGCTCCTCTTCGGAGCGACCTTCGCGGCCAAACTGCTCGAGAGGGGCGAGGACAAGGCGGTCGAGAAGTATAGGATGGCGCTGGACCTCATGGAGACGCCCGAGGACAGGAAGACGCTCGAGGCCATTATAGCCGACGAGATGGAGCACGAGAAGGAGTTCATAGGCCAGCTGGACGAGGCGATCGTGAAGTACATGAGCGCCCTAGTCTTGGGCATGGCCGACGCCATCATTGAGATCACGGGGACCCATGCGGGCGCCCTCGGCACCACGAGCTCCGCCATAATCACAGGGGTCGTGGGCCTCGTGGTGGGGGTCTCCGCAGCCATATCCATGGCCTCCGCCTCCTACCTCCAGACGAAGCACGAGACGGGCAAATCGCCGACGGTGGCCGCGTTGGTGACCGGCGTGGGCTACGTCGTCGCGGCCGCGCTCATGTCGCTCCCGTACTTCCTCGCAGAGAATATCTACGCGGCGTTCGCCGCGTCGCTGGCCGTCAGCGTGGTGCTCGCCCTCATGTTCACCTACCAAGGGAGCGTCTACGCCGACAGGGACTTCAGAAGCGAGTTTGTCCAGACGGTGGGGCTTCTGTTGGGGGTGGCCGCGCTTGCCTACTTCCTCGGCGACGCCTTAAGCGCGGCCTTCGGCATAAGGTCGCTCATAAAGTGATGTGGGAGCTCCTCTACAGAGGCGGGAGGTGGGTCAAGGAGGAGAGGCCGTTCCTCCACGTGCCGAGAGGCCACATAGCGGTTAAGGTCAAGGCCTTCCTCCTCGACGACTACAGCGTCTGGGCCGCATCAAGGGGGCTGGAGAAGATATCTCGCTGGGCCTTCGGCAACGTGGTCGGGGGATCGGGCGCCGAGACTGGGCAGTACGTAGTGGCGCTCGCCGAGAACGCGGCGGCTGAGTACGTGGTGTCGAGGATCTACTTCCCGGCCCCTAGAGATCCCGTCGAGGCCCTCGCGAGGATCCACGCGGCCCTCGCGCTGGAGGCGCTGGACCTACTGCCCCGGTATGGGCCTATATTCATATCCGGCGACGACCCCCGGCGGGAGTACATAGCCCGCCTAGCGCGCATCGGCGAGAGCAAGCGCGGGATTATACTCCAAGGCGGCGCCCTCTCCGGAGGGGCGCGGGCCGTCGCGCTGACGAGGATGATCGAGATAGAGGGCCCCGGCTCCGTTAAGTTCCTCGACATCCCCAAGAGGCGCTACTACGAGCTGGCCATGGGCGGGCCCAGGCTACCCGTGAGGAGGGCCGGAGACGAGACGCCCTGTTTCTGGTGCGTCGTCGAAATTTAAAAGAGGTTCCAATTTTCCATGGACGCCGATATGGTCGAGGCCTATGCGGCCATAGGGGTGGGGGCCGCGCTGGTCGCGTTCGCGGTAGCCGCCGCGGCTCTGCTGTATCTGCAGAAGATCCCGGAGACCACAATAACCATACAGACCGGGCTGGGCCAACTAAATCTAGGCAACATGCCAGATCCCCGCGCCGTTGCGGCGGCCGCCATACGGGCCCTGGCCCTAATAGCGATAGGCCTAACGGGAGGCAAACTTCTCGAGATAGGGCTGAAGGAGAGGAGGGAGATCAAACGCGAGAAGGAGCTCCAGAGATATTATCAACAGTACTACTACCAGCAGTATTGAGGACAGAGGATCCCGCTACCAGTACAGGAGGAACCTAAAGGCCCTCTTGGCGGCCCACCTCCCCATCTGGAGGAGGTACATGGCGAGGAAGGCGGTCGACATGCCGGATAGGGCAAACGACAGCCAGGTCAGGACCACGTACAGCACAGGCGGCAGGGCGATGCCGGTTGCGGACTGGGCCAGGGCCATGATCTCGGCATATAGGGCCGGGCCCGCCACCGGCGCCAACGAGGCAATGAGGCCGAAGCCCAGTATGAGGGACGCCTCTATCACTGACAGCGCGGTGCCCACGGAGTTTACGTGGAGGGCGTAGAATAGGTATATTGCGACGGCCAGAGACGCGACTATATACAGCCTCACGCCAAAATAACTTACACCCAAATATATTGGTTACGGTGCTCTGCCCTAGCCGTGACGGGCGCCGGGCGCTAAGCTTAAATACAGACGCGGTAGCCAACATATGCCTTCGCACGGAAGCTTGACAAAGGCGGGCAAGGTCAGGTCGCAGACGCCCAAGATCCCGCCGAAGCCCAAGAAAAACTTGATACCGCGAAGGCGCAACTCCAGGAACTACAGGAGGAGGGTGGTCTACGCCGCCTCCGCGGCGCAGACAGCCGAGGCCGAATGAGCGATTTTTCCGGCGACGTATCCTCGGCGCTTTTGCGGCGGGCCAGAGAGATATCCTCGCTCTTGTCGGGGGTGGCCGAGCACCACCCCTACTGGCCGGCGGCGCATTATCTTGCCCAAGCTATAGAGATGTTATTCGAGAAGTGGAACTCGGACCTCACAGAGGCCGAGCTGGACGAACTGCTCTGGCACTTGGACAAGGCCAGAGACGCGCTCCAGCGGCTTAGAGGAGGCGGGGACGGCGATATCTAGCCGACGGCCTCAATGCAGACCCGGCAACGCCAGAGGCTAACGCACGAGATGTGGAAGATCTGCCGGGGGCGGCGACGGGGAAAAGCTTAAAAACTAGTAGAAATATATGTAAAGGGGCCGGTAGTCTAGCGGAAGGATTGAAAGCATTCCCTTAGGCCCGCTTGGCGCGCGGGAGATCCCGGGTTCAAATCCCGGCCGGTCCACCACTCCTCCTCATAAGAGCATTACGAGGCTGTCTCATCACGGCTATGCCTCGGATAGCTCTGCGCACCCCATACCGATCGAGGGAGCGCCTACGCCCCGCCGATGTGGATAAAGGCCCTAGATCCGCGGCACACAGATCCCCCAAGGCCGAGCCAGCGAGACGAACCCCGGCTTGTCCCACCTTACCTCACATGGGAGAGCCGCCGCGCGATAGACCATTAGAAGTGACCGCGTCCGAGGGCGCAGGAGACTTACGTAGAGATTTAAACTTAAGCTCAAGATATACAGATACTTCTTGACTCCAACGCCTCATCTCCGGCGGATCAAACTCGGACACCACAAAATCCACGAGAAAACCTCACCCCAGCCGCCTTTCCCAAACTCTCAATCATCTCCGGAGAGAGCCCCTTCTGTGGAGTCGTATAAGGGGCGATCTCGCGCAAGCCGGGGAGAAGTAGCGTGAAGCCGTGGCGGCGCTCCTAAACGCAATAGCTGGTTTGTCGCTTCCCAGACAAGTCTGTCTCGGCGATTATTCCTTGTAGAACTCCTTGGTGGGGAACCGGGCTGCCTTCACCTCCTCCACGTACTGCCTCACCGCGTCGCGTATTGCCGCGGCCACGTCGGCGTATTTCTTCGCGAACGAGGGAGGCCTCTCCGACAGCCCCACGACGTCGTGTAGGACCAGTATCTGGCCGTCGCAGTGAGGGCCGGCCCCTATACATATTGTCGGTATGTCCACAGACTCGGTGACCTCTTTGGCTAGTGAGGCCGGGACGAACTCTATGACGAGGGCGAAGGCGCCGGCGTCTCGCAGAGCCTTCGCGTCCTCCAGGACCTTACGCCTCTGCTCCTCCGTCTTCCCGACCAGCTTAAATCCGCCCAGCGCGAGGACCCTCTGGGGGTTTAGGCCTATATGCCCCATTACCGGCACGCCGGCCTTCACGAGCCTCTCCACCACGTGGGCGTACTCGGCGCCTCCCTCGAGCTTAACGGCGTCTGCCCCGG of the Thermoproteus uzoniensis 768-20 genome contains:
- a CDS encoding peroxiredoxin, yielding MVEVKGPYLGMQIPEDLCFNTDMGRRCFKDYKGKWLLLFSHPGDFTPVCTTEFVEFAKKYDEFKKRGVELLGLSVDTDISHIEWKRQIKQLWGVEIPFPIIADVPDFQVASLFNAIPPGTTATVRMVALIDPDLKLAWFALYPLTNGRNIDEIIRVVDAVQTTYKHGVATPANWKPGDPVIVPPPHNYADAEKRLKEPGIECKTWWFCTKRL
- a CDS encoding VIT1/CCC1 transporter family protein — its product is METNSKKNLVQLAAEFCDDEYLDHRVYAVLAGVEWNKKRREVLRRLSDVEKRHFDFWLKFVGSYKPSLKARIYPYLFAFLRLLFGATFAAKLLERGEDKAVEKYRMALDLMETPEDRKTLEAIIADEMEHEKEFIGQLDEAIVKYMSALVLGMADAIIEITGTHAGALGTTSSAIITGVVGLVVGVSAAISMASASYLQTKHETGKSPTVAALVTGVGYVVAAALMSLPYFLAENIYAAFAASLAVSVVLALMFTYQGSVYADRDFRSEFVQTVGLLLGVAALAYFLGDALSAAFGIRSLIK
- a CDS encoding 30S ribosomal protein S30e, whose product is MPSHGSLTKAGKVRSQTPKIPPKPKKNLIPRRRNSRNYRRRVVYAASAAQTAEAE
- the panB gene encoding 3-methyl-2-oxobutanoate hydroxymethyltransferase; the encoded protein is MRRRVSDFTKGGGPYVWITAYDYPTAKLVDEAGVDGILVGDSLGMVVLGLPNTLGVTLADMVRHTQAVARAKPKALVVADMPFMTYETGPRDALRSAARLIRAGADAVKLEGGAEYAHVVERLVKAGVPVMGHIGLNPQRVLALGGFKLVGKTEEQRRKVLEDAKALRDAGAFALVIEFVPASLAKEVTESVDIPTICIGAGPHCDGQILVLHDVVGLSERPPSFAKKYADVAAAIRDAVRQYVEEVKAARFPTKEFYKE